From a single Stackebrandtia endophytica genomic region:
- a CDS encoding aldo/keto reductase has product MVIPTIELNDGNRLPAIGLGTYPMNDDEARSAVLSAIDVGYRLIDTAARYGNETGVGRAVADTDVDRGDLFIATKLPGSDHGYESTLASFEESRRRLGLDYVDLYLIHWPLPRIDKYVDSFKAMIKLRDDGLVRSIGVSNFTDEQLRHLIRETGARPSVNQIELHPAFNQAGMRAVDAGMDIVTQAWSPLGRGKPVLSHPLVRGIADAHSVSPAQVVLRWEVQLGVVPIPKSGDPDRQRSNLAVFDFTLDDEQMRVMSGLETGRIGGDPDEHEEF; this is encoded by the coding sequence ATCGTGATTCCCACCATCGAACTCAACGACGGCAACCGACTGCCGGCCATCGGGCTCGGCACCTACCCGATGAACGACGACGAAGCCCGATCCGCCGTCCTGTCCGCCATCGACGTGGGCTACCGGCTGATCGACACCGCCGCTCGCTACGGTAACGAAACCGGGGTGGGACGAGCGGTGGCCGATACCGACGTCGACCGCGGCGACCTGTTCATCGCCACGAAGTTGCCCGGTTCCGACCACGGCTATGAGTCCACACTGGCCTCGTTTGAGGAATCCCGGCGGCGACTGGGCCTCGACTATGTGGACCTGTACCTCATCCACTGGCCGCTGCCCCGCATCGACAAGTACGTCGATTCGTTCAAGGCGATGATCAAACTCCGCGATGACGGACTGGTCCGTTCCATCGGGGTCTCCAACTTCACCGACGAGCAGCTGCGACATCTCATCAGGGAAACCGGGGCTCGCCCCAGCGTGAACCAGATCGAGTTGCACCCGGCGTTCAACCAGGCCGGAATGCGCGCGGTCGACGCCGGCATGGACATCGTCACACAGGCCTGGAGCCCGTTGGGACGTGGAAAACCGGTCCTGAGTCATCCACTGGTTCGCGGCATCGCCGACGCCCATTCGGTATCGCCCGCTCAGGTGGTGCTGCGATGGGAGGTTCAGTTGGGCGTGGTCCCGATTCCCAAATCCGGCGACCCGGATCGGCAGCGCTCCAACCTGGCGGTGTTCGACTTCACGCTCGACGATGAGCAGATGCGGGTGATGTCGGGGTTGGAGACCGGTCGTATCGGCGGCGACCCGGACGAACACGAGGAGTTCTGA
- a CDS encoding endonuclease: MSTKKEKVRTLLDRHGETYAEEAGINLADKPMPLYQLLVLAMLLSARIRASTATQAATELYSAGLRTPQKMCDSTWRQRVAALGRGHYRRYDERTATMLGDGADLVRRRWGSDLRRLRDEGGDRTGITELLQEVPGIGPTGADIFCREVQGVWPVLAPFVDEKATQGARRLGLPTTPARLASYVEEDEMPHLVSGCVRAALSKAVTDDVLHG, encoded by the coding sequence ATGTCCACAAAGAAAGAAAAGGTTCGTACGCTGTTGGACCGCCATGGCGAGACCTATGCCGAGGAAGCCGGAATAAACCTGGCGGACAAACCCATGCCGCTGTATCAGTTGCTGGTTTTGGCGATGCTGTTGTCGGCACGTATCCGTGCCTCGACGGCAACCCAGGCGGCCACCGAACTCTATTCGGCGGGTCTGCGCACCCCGCAGAAGATGTGCGACTCGACCTGGCGGCAACGCGTCGCGGCGTTGGGACGCGGTCACTATCGCCGATATGACGAGCGCACCGCCACCATGCTCGGTGACGGCGCGGACCTGGTGAGGCGACGGTGGGGTTCAGATCTGCGTCGCCTACGCGACGAGGGTGGCGACCGCACCGGAATCACCGAGCTGCTTCAAGAGGTGCCCGGCATCGGCCCGACCGGCGCCGACATCTTCTGTCGTGAGGTTCAAGGAGTCTGGCCGGTCCTGGCGCCGTTCGTGGACGAGAAGGCCACTCAGGGGGCGCGCCGACTGGGCCTGCCGACCACTCCGGCTCGGCTGGCGTCCTATGTCGAGGAGGACGAGATGCCGCATCTGGTGTCGGGGTGCGTACGCGCCGCACTGTCGAAGGCCGTCACCGACGACGTCCTGCACGGCTGA
- a CDS encoding peptidoglycan-binding protein, protein MRRMWYVGVAAAATAAMTIGGLTAYADESAPTDAVIQQGPTADELRDAVAGCDTELTNGRYAQDVGGTADIPVCANGSAIHWKADFDVDCDGQRSSKCNENTDPWYQPQTAFTQSDGKYLNSATLPHIVVPGVSSRWNYKNSGIGGGTVAAVVYQDKVVYAVVGDVGPTAGIGEGSYALAEKLGINPDPRVGGVSGKVVDYILFPGVVASPIENHNEAIAEGEQAARNFLNGCGRYGYQSYPALGSGDTGTEVKSAQCLLGDLGFPIDEPTGTFDEATATAVSSFQADRGLPETGEIDAHTWTAMLSSGSTPLLSNGSSGSAVLRLQRALTAALGQSLGQDGLFGPNTTQAVKAYQTAADLDSDGIVGPATWAALQAGK, encoded by the coding sequence ATGAGACGAATGTGGTACGTCGGGGTGGCCGCTGCGGCGACTGCCGCGATGACGATCGGGGGTTTGACGGCGTACGCCGACGAGTCGGCCCCGACCGATGCGGTGATTCAACAGGGACCGACCGCCGATGAGTTGCGTGACGCCGTCGCCGGCTGCGATACCGAACTCACCAACGGACGGTACGCACAGGACGTCGGCGGCACCGCCGACATCCCGGTGTGCGCCAACGGAAGTGCCATCCACTGGAAGGCCGACTTCGACGTCGACTGTGACGGACAGCGGTCTTCCAAGTGCAACGAGAACACCGACCCGTGGTACCAACCCCAGACCGCGTTCACGCAGTCGGACGGTAAGTACCTGAACTCGGCGACGCTGCCGCACATCGTGGTGCCCGGCGTCAGTTCCCGTTGGAACTACAAGAACTCCGGTATCGGTGGTGGCACGGTCGCCGCGGTCGTGTATCAGGACAAAGTGGTCTACGCCGTCGTCGGTGACGTCGGACCGACCGCCGGAATCGGAGAAGGCTCCTACGCCTTGGCGGAGAAGTTGGGCATCAACCCCGACCCCCGCGTCGGTGGAGTCTCAGGCAAGGTCGTCGACTACATCCTGTTCCCGGGTGTGGTCGCCAGCCCGATCGAGAATCACAACGAGGCGATCGCCGAAGGTGAACAGGCGGCCCGCAATTTCCTCAACGGTTGTGGCCGTTACGGCTACCAGTCCTACCCGGCATTGGGGTCCGGTGACACCGGCACGGAGGTGAAGTCGGCGCAGTGCCTGCTCGGCGACCTCGGATTCCCGATCGACGAACCGACGGGGACCTTCGATGAGGCCACCGCCACCGCGGTGTCGAGCTTCCAGGCCGACCGGGGACTGCCGGAGACCGGCGAGATCGACGCCCACACCTGGACCGCGATGTTGTCCAGCGGCAGCACTCCGCTGCTGTCCAACGGATCCAGCGGGTCCGCGGTCCTTCGACTGCAACGTGCCTTGACAGCGGCGCTGGGGCAGTCTTTGGGACAGGACGGCCTGTTCGGGCCCAACACGACCCAGGCGGTGAAGGCCTATCAGACCGCCGCGGATCTGGACTCCGACGGCATAGTGGGGCCCGCGACCTGGGCCGCCCTGCAAGCCGGTAAGTAG
- a CDS encoding NUDIX domain-containing protein — protein MVGSTGVHKRSAGILVFQRDDDGLKVLLGHMGGPWWKKRDRRAWTIPKGEYLPGETGIEAASREFLEELGVPVPVGDLRDLGEVRQAGGKVVIAWAVEGDVDLAAVEFGTFEMEWPQGSGRLVRFPELDKVDWFDIPTAETKVVAAQRQFLWRLRDQLTDRDRSDGR, from the coding sequence ATGGTCGGCAGCACGGGGGTGCACAAGCGCAGCGCGGGAATACTGGTGTTCCAGCGGGACGACGACGGGCTGAAGGTCCTGTTGGGGCATATGGGAGGTCCATGGTGGAAGAAGCGGGATAGACGAGCCTGGACGATCCCGAAGGGGGAGTACCTTCCCGGCGAGACCGGAATCGAGGCGGCGAGTCGAGAGTTTCTCGAGGAGCTGGGGGTGCCGGTGCCCGTCGGTGACCTTCGTGATCTCGGCGAGGTACGGCAGGCGGGTGGAAAGGTCGTCATCGCCTGGGCGGTGGAAGGCGACGTCGACCTCGCGGCGGTGGAGTTCGGAACCTTCGAGATGGAGTGGCCGCAGGGATCGGGGCGCCTGGTGCGGTTTCCGGAGTTGGACAAGGTGGACTGGTTCGACATCCCGACCGCTGAGACGAAGGTCGTGGCCGCGCAACGACAGTTCCTGTGGCGACTACGCGATCAGCTGACCGATCGCGACCGATCTGATGGCAGGTGA
- a CDS encoding MFS transporter, with protein sequence MSITAPVSTESRPRPIQYWTTVITVALGTFAVITSELLPVGLLNPIAEDLTVASGAVGQLISIASVVAGFSALLVTVLAGRLDRRTVLATMLGVLVVANVVSAVAESLVVLMAARVGVGVSVGGFWAIGASLVPRLVPKPQVPRATAIVFSGVSIATVIGVPAGTFLGDHAGWRSAFVAVSILGFIVLLGVLATLPRVPATSEASFGGIVRSLRIRAVRDVNLTTLLVVIGHFAAYTYVAPVLASSAGLPQSQLSSVLMVYGAAGIAGTFIVGALPVRYQRISLSATMALLALSILVIPLVDGLPAVIGVMALWGLAYGATPVGLQTWLLHSAPEYVEPASAIYVSLFQFAIAGGAIVGGFTVDRDVTTPLWTGGALAAAAFLTVITRHRTRTETS encoded by the coding sequence ATGTCAATCACCGCACCCGTTTCGACCGAATCGCGGCCACGACCCATTCAGTACTGGACGACGGTGATCACCGTCGCACTGGGGACCTTCGCCGTCATCACCAGTGAGCTGCTGCCGGTCGGGCTACTCAATCCCATCGCCGAGGATCTGACCGTCGCCTCGGGCGCCGTCGGCCAACTGATCAGTATCGCCTCCGTGGTGGCGGGGTTCTCGGCGCTGCTGGTCACCGTGTTGGCGGGCCGTCTGGACCGTCGCACCGTCCTAGCGACGATGCTCGGGGTCCTGGTCGTCGCCAATGTCGTGTCCGCGGTCGCCGAGTCCCTCGTGGTGCTGATGGCGGCCCGGGTCGGTGTCGGCGTCAGCGTCGGGGGCTTCTGGGCCATCGGCGCCAGCCTGGTCCCCCGACTGGTGCCCAAGCCACAGGTCCCCCGCGCCACCGCGATCGTCTTCAGCGGAGTCTCCATCGCCACCGTGATCGGGGTTCCCGCCGGGACGTTCCTGGGCGATCACGCCGGGTGGCGTTCGGCGTTCGTGGCGGTGTCGATCCTCGGCTTCATCGTTCTGTTGGGCGTCCTGGCGACCCTGCCTCGCGTGCCGGCGACATCGGAGGCGAGCTTCGGCGGCATCGTTCGGTCGCTGCGGATTCGGGCCGTGCGTGACGTGAACCTGACCACGCTGCTGGTCGTGATCGGTCACTTCGCCGCCTACACCTATGTCGCGCCGGTCCTGGCGTCGTCGGCCGGTCTACCGCAATCGCAGTTGAGTTCGGTCCTGATGGTGTACGGGGCGGCCGGAATAGCCGGCACGTTCATCGTCGGTGCGCTGCCCGTTCGGTACCAGCGGATCAGCCTGTCGGCGACCATGGCACTGCTCGCGCTGTCCATACTGGTCATACCGCTGGTCGATGGTCTGCCCGCGGTCATCGGTGTCATGGCCCTGTGGGGCCTGGCCTACGGCGCCACACCGGTGGGATTGCAGACCTGGCTGCTGCACTCGGCGCCCGAGTATGTCGAGCCGGCGTCGGCGATATACGTGTCGCTGTTCCAGTTCGCCATCGCCGGAGGCGCGATCGTGGGGGGATTCACGGTCGACCGGGACGTCACCACGCCACTGTGGACCGGAGGAGCCCTGGCGGCCGCCGCCTTCCTGACGGTCATCACCCGCCACCGAACCCGCACCGAGACGAGCTGA